The Littorina saxatilis isolate snail1 linkage group LG15, US_GU_Lsax_2.0, whole genome shotgun sequence genome contains a region encoding:
- the LOC138948067 gene encoding uncharacterized protein — translation MLKFVLLSFAAVALAQFPQRPGWMDEIVGGQVFEIDTIHGHSVQYDDKHDLLLLVGKANCYLIDAPDNTWDKIAHNADQVPRITEDIYHQITSGKGVMLMTHPDAIEKYHSVLEQYECRSKEVFHVEYHLRHHN, via the exons ATGCTGAAGTTTGTTCTTCTGTCGTTTGCTGCAGTGGCTCTG GCCCAGTTCCCGCAGCGACCTGGTTGGATGGACGAAATCGTCGGCGGTCAGGTCTTTGAAATTGACACCATCCACGGACACTCCGTGCAGTATGATGACAAACAC GACCTACTCCTCCTGGTTGGAAAAGCCAACTGCTATTTGATTGACGCTCCGGACAACACGTGGGACAAGATAGCTCACAACGCCGACCAGGTGCCTAGGATCACT GAGGACATCTACCATCAGATTACGTCAGGGAAGGGCGTGATGCTGATGACACATCCCGATGCCATAGAGAAATACCACAGCGTTCTGGAACAGTACGAGTGTCGTTCCAAGGAAGTGTTCCATGTCGAGTACCATCTCAGGCACCATAACTGA